A single region of the Nomia melanderi isolate GNS246 chromosome 12, iyNomMela1, whole genome shotgun sequence genome encodes:
- the su(r) gene encoding dihydropyrimidine dehydrogenase su(r), with protein MAAATVLSKDVADIENLLSLNPKIKPYANLVPSVYTKENKRKWKRNVNEKCSRCPPLTKNFDDIKHTTLSERGALKEAARCLKCTDAPCQKSCPTQLDVKSFITSISNKNYYGAAKAILSDNPLGLTCGMVCPTSDLCVGGCNLHASEEGPINIGGLQQFATDIFKQMRIPQTRIPGQTVPHADTKIALIGCGPASLSCATFLARLGYNDITIFEKQSYIGGLSSSEIPQYRLPYDVVNFEVDLARDLGVKIELSRALSENDLSIQGLQDEGYKAIFLGIGLPEANTIPIFADLTEEMGFYTSKSFLPRVAKASKPGMCACKSSQLPSLHGTVVVLGAGDTAFDCATSALRCGAKKVYVVFRKGFTNIRAVPEEFDLARVEKCEFVPFQSPKRVITRNGRITAIELCRTEETENGDWLEDEEQVCRLKADFIVSAFGSGLQDPSVVRAMAPVKMNKWNLPEVDAETMSTSVPGVFCGGDLAGTAQTTVESVNDGKTAAWYLHKFIQNANGLEVPETPQLPKFHTPIDDVDLSVEMCGMKFENPFGLASAPPCTSTAMIRRAFEAGWGFVVTKTFSLDKDLVTNVSPRIIKGTTSRHHYGPEQGSFLNIELISEKSAAYWCQSITELKRDFPTKIVIASIMCTYNKADWTELAQMAEAAGSDALELNLSCPHGMGESGMGLACGQDPELVRNISRWLREAVKIPFFVKLTPNITDIVSIAKAAYEGQADGVSAINTVQGLMGLYADGTPWPAVGIQKATTYGGMSGNSTRPQALRAVSSIAKVLPGFPILGIGGIDSADVALQFLHCGASVLQVCSAIQNQDFTLIDDYVTGLKTLLYLKSLKQVKDWDGQSPPTFKHQKGKPVSLQHALGKNVPYFGEYQRLREQKIAEIKANSDPLDQPVAATRPVPKPVAPIPCIKDVIGKALSHIGTFKELDNKRQVVALIDDDMCINCGKCYMACADSGYQAIHFDPDTHIPKVTDDCTGCTLCLSVCPIIDCITMVPKTIPHVIKRGIPPKNAFELPDFN; from the exons ATGGCAGCGGCAACGGTGCTCAGCAAAGACGTGGCCGATATCGAG AACCTGCTGTCTCTGAATCCAAAGATCAAGCCGTACGCGAACTTGGTCCCCTCGGTGTACACAAAGGAGAACAAAAGGAAGTGGAAGAGGAACGTCAACGAGAAATGCAGC AGATGCCCGCCGCTGACGAAGAACTTCGACGACATCAAGCATACCACGCTGAGCGAGCGCGGCGCGCTGAAAGAAGCGGCGCGTTGCCTGAAATGCACCGACGCGCCTTGCCAAAAGTCTTGTCCCACGCAGTTGGACGTCAAATCCTTCATCACCTCGATATCGAATAAGAATTACTATGGCGCCGCGAAGGCGATCCTCTCCGACAATCCCCTGGGCCTGACGTGCGGCATGGTCTGCCCGACCAGCGATCTATGCGTCGGCGGGTGCAACCTGCACGCGTCCGAGGAGGGGCCCATTAACATCGGCGGTCTCCAGCAGTTCGCCACGGAC ATCTTCAAGCAGATGCGCATACCGCAGACGAGGATCCCCGGGCAAACGGTTCCGCACGCGGACACGAAGATCGCGCTGATCGGCTGTGGCCCGGCCTCTCTGTCCTGCGCCACGTTCCTCGCGCGTTTAGGTTACAATGACATCACGATCTTCGAAAAGCAGTCTTACATCGGCGGGTTGAGTTCCTCGGAAATCCCGCAGTACCGTCTGCCGTACGACGTCGTCAACTTCGAAGTCGATTTAGCGAGAGACTTAGGCGTGAAGATCGAACTAAGCAGAGCACTCTCGGAAAACGATTTGAGTATACAG GGTCTGCAAGATGAAGGCTACAAAGCCATCTTCCTGGGAATCGGTCTGCCAGAAGCGAACACCATCCCGATTTTCGCGGATCTCACCGAGGAAATGGGGTTCTACACGTCGAAGAGCTTCCTGCCGAGAGTGGCGAAGGCCAGCAAGCCGGGAATGTGCGCGTGCAAGAGCTCCCAGCTGCCTTCTCTCCACGGAACCGTCGTCGTCCTCGGGGCTGGCGACACGGCCTTCGATTGCGCCACTTCCGCTCTGCGCTGCGGCGCCAAGAAGGTTTACGTCGTGTTCAGGAAAGGGTTCACGAATATCCGAGCGGTCCCTGAAGAG TTCGACTTGGCGAGAGTAGAGAAGTGCGAGTTCGTTCCCTTCCAATCGCCGAAGCGAGTGATCACTCGCAACGGGAGAATAACTGCGATAGAGCTCTGTCGAACGGAGGAAACGGAGAACGGCGACTGGCTGGAGGACGAGGAGCAAGTCTGCCGGCTGAAAGCGGATTTCATCGTGTCGGCTTTTGGGTCGGGGCTGCAAGATCCTAGCG TGGTGAGAGCAATGGCGCCCGTTAAGATGAACAAATGGAACTTACCGGAAGTGGACGCGGAGACTATGAGCACGTCCGTGCCCGGCGTCTTCTGCGGCGGAGACCTGGCCGGCACCGCGCAGACCACCGTCGAGTCTGTCAACGATGGCAAGACGGCGGCTTGGTATCTTCACAAGTTCATTCAG AATGCTAACGGTCTGGAGGTGCCTGAGACTCCTCAGCTACCGAAATTCCATACTCCGATCGACGACGTCGACCTGTCGGTCGAGATGTGCGGGATGAAGTTCGAAAACCCTTTCGGCCTCGCCTCCGCGCCGCCTTGCACCTCGACCGCCATGATCAGACGAGCCTTCGAGGCAGGCTGGGGTTTCGTCGTCACGAAGACATTCTCCCTGGACAAG GACCTCGTCACGAACGTGTCGCCGAGGATAATTAAAGGCACCACTTCGAGGCATCATTACGGCCCCGAGCAAGGCAGTTTCCTGAATATCGAGCTGATATCCGAGAAATCGGCGGCCTACTGGTGCCAGAGTATCACGGAATTGAAGAGAGACTTCCCGACGAAG ATCGTCATAGCTAGCATCATGTGTACATATAACAAAGCGGATTGGACGGAGCTCGCCCAAATGGCTGAAGCAGCTGGCTCTGACGCCCTGGAATTGAATCTGTCGTGCCCACATGGAATGGGAGAGTCGGGGATGGGACTAGCTTGCGGACAA GATCCTGAATTGGTGAGAAACATTTCCAGGTGGCTGCGCGAAGCTGTTAAAATACCGTTCTTCGTGAAATTGACGCCGAACATTACCGATATCGTCTCCATCGCGAAAGCGGCCTACGAAG GCCAAGCCGACGGCGTGTCCGCGATAAACACCGTGCAAGGCCTGATGGGCTTATACGCCGACGGGACACCCTGGCCAGCCGTTGGTATCCAGAAAGCCACCACGTACGGGGGTATGTCGGGAAACTCGACCAGGCCTCAGGCACTGCGGGCAGTGTCCTCCATCGCGAAGGTTCTCCCAGGGTTCCCGATACTCGGGATCGGCGGCATCGATTCCGCGGACGTGGCTCTTCAGTTTCTTCACTGCGGCGCATCCGTTTTGCAG GTCTGCAGCGCCATACAAAATCAAGATTTCACTTTAATCGATGACTACGTAACCGGCTTGAAGACACTGCTGTACTTAAAGAGTCTGAAACAGGTGAAGGATTGGGACGGCCAGAGTCCGCCGACCTTTAAGCACCAAAAGGGAAAACCGGTTTCCCTGCAGCACGCTCTCGGCAAA AATGTACCTTACTTCGGGGAGTATCAAAGGCTGCGCGAGCAGAAGATCGCCGAGATTAAAGCGAACTCGGATCCGCTCGATCAGCCGGTGGCAGCTACGAGGCCTGTCCCGAAACCGGTCGCGCCCATACCTTGTATAAAAGACGTGATCGGCAAAGCTTTGAGTCACATCGGGACGTTTAAAGAGCTGGATAACAAACGGCAAGTGGTAGCGCTGATAGACGAT GATATGTGTATAAATTGTGGAAAGTGTTACATGGCTTGCGCCGATTCCGGCTACCAAGCGATACACTTCGATCCGGATACTCACATTCCAAAGGTGACCGACGACTGCACGGGCTGCACGCTTTGCCTGTCGGTATGCCCCATCATCGATTGCATCAC TATGGTGCCCAAAACGATACCTCACGTTATAAAGCGGGGAATCCCGCCGAAAAACGCGTTCGAACTTCCTGATTTCAATTGA
- the LOC116433707 gene encoding phospholipase A2-like — translation MMSWVRVYVALLSLLVFLDFGGCDDSQQPKTTYVSPLERFVLGIKNKLDPESISNIPILGNIYKNQNGRSNSSIASVFNPYKVQIKAIFPGTYWCGDGDISPNGKDVGFFEGTDTCCKNHDGCRDSIDAGDTKYGLKNNGAFTRSHCDCDQQLFDCLKNAKSIIATDIGTTYFNVLRPQCFKQDYPTIGCKKYSRGQIVSKKCVEYELDTDKPKEVQWFDNPNFISI, via the exons ATGATGTCTTGGGTCCGCGTGTATGTTGCGCTACTTTCGCTCCTCGTTTTCCTCGATTTCGGAGGATGCGACGACTCGCAACAGCCGAAGACAACTTACGTGAGTCCTCTCGAGAGATTTGTTCTCGGGATCAAAAACAAGCTCGACCCAGAATCGATCTCTAATATTCCAATTTTGGGgaatatatacaaaaatcaaAACGGCAGGAGCAACAGTAGCATCGCCAGTGTCTTTAATCCGTACAAAGTCCAGATTAAAGCAATATTTCCAG GAACGTATTGGTGCGGCGACGGCGATATATCTCCGAACGGCAAAGATGTTGGTTTCTTTGAGGGCACGGACACCTGTTGCAAGAATCATGACGGCTGTCGGGACTCCATTGACGCGGGCGACACGAAGTACGGCCTTAAAAATAATGGAGCTTTCACGAG ATCGCACTGCGATTGCGACCAGCAATTATTCGACTGCTTGAAGAACGCGAAATCGATCATAGCTACGGACATCGGCACCACTTATTTCAATGTCTTACGTCCTCAATGCTTCAAACAGGACTATCCTACCATCGGTTGTAAAAAGTATTCAAG aGGTCAAATCGTCAGCAAAAAATGCGTGGAATATGAATTGGACACCGATAAACCAAAGGAAGTGCAGTGGTTCGATAATCCAAACTTTATCAGTATTTAA